Within Conexibacter woesei DSM 14684, the genomic segment CGGCCCGCAGGCGAGCACCGTCGGCGAGCTGATCGACCTCTCCGCGCAGACGTTCGAGCGCAGACGGCCGCTCGCGGTGCCGCCGGCGCTCTACCGCCGCACCGTCCACCAGGCGCTGCTGCACCGCAGCGACGGCGCCCGCCGCCGCTGGCTGGAGCGCGGCGAGGTCTTCCACCCGTACTTCGCGCTGCGGGCGCGCTACGACACGACGCGGGCGCGCGACGCGCTCGCACAGGAAGGGATCTCGGTGACGCCGTTGCCCGGCTACTTCGACAGGCTCGTCGGCTACGCCGTCACGGCGCAGTGGGGCCGCCGGCCGCTGACGCGGGTCCAAGCCGCCGCCGAGGCCCAGCGCCGCCGCCCGCGCGTGGCCGTCCCACCGGCCGGCGCATCCGCCGGAGCGGCGGCCGCGGTCGCGGCGTCGGCCGCGTCCGCGGCCGCAGCGCGACATGCCGCGCGCGAGCTGGGCCAGGTGCGGGCGCGCGCGTGAAGCGGATCGCGCTCGTGTTGCCGGGCGGCGGCGCGCGCGGCGCGTACGAAGTCGGCGCGCTGTCGGTCCTGCTGCCGGAGCTGGAGCGGCGCGGCGAGGAGGTGACGCTGCTGTGCGGCACGAGCGTCGGAGCGATCAACGCGGCGCTGCTCGCCTCGCTGGCGCACCTGCCGGTCGCCGCGCAGGTCGAGCTGGCGATCGAGCGCTGGCGCGGCCTGACCCGCGGCGACGTGATCTCGCCGCTGGTCTCGCCGCGGCTGCCGGTCAACCTCGCGCGGCTGGCCGGCGACGCGCTGTCGCTGCCCGGGATCCGGCGCGGGAGCGTGCTCGACCCGCGGCCGCTGCGCCGCTACCTCGCGCGGCACATGGACTGGCAGGCGCTCCACCGCAACGTCGACGACGGCCTGCTCGACGCCGTCTGCGTCGTCGCGACGCAGCTGACGACGGGGCGGCCGGTCGGGTTCGTCGAGACGCGCGAGCCTGCGCGCCTGCCGGACGGCGGCGAGCTGCCGTACGTGCCCGTGCGGCTGGAGGACGAGCACGTGCGCGCCTCCGCCGCGATCCCGCTCGTCTTCCCTGCCGTTCGCGTGCACAGCCCGGCCGCCGCGGAAGGCTGGTACAGCGACGGCGCGACGCGCCTCAACTCGCCGATCAAGCCGGCGGTCGAGCTGGGTGCCGACAGCGTGATCGTGATCGGCTTCGAGCCGCTCGCGGCGCCGCCGGTCGCGGCGGGGAACCCGCCGCCGCACCTCGTCGACGTGCTCGCGAACATGCTCGACGGCCTGCTCGTCGACCAGGTCGCCGACGACATGCAGCGGCTCGTCGCGATCAACTCGTTCTTCGTCGAGGACCACCGCGTCGGGACCGTCCCGGCGGCGCGCGCCTACCGCG encodes:
- a CDS encoding patatin-like phospholipase family protein; translation: MKRIALVLPGGGARGAYEVGALSVLLPELERRGEEVTLLCGTSVGAINAALLASLAHLPVAAQVELAIERWRGLTRGDVISPLVSPRLPVNLARLAGDALSLPGIRRGSVLDPRPLRRYLARHMDWQALHRNVDDGLLDAVCVVATQLTTGRPVGFVETREPARLPDGGELPYVPVRLEDEHVRASAAIPLVFPAVRVHSPAAAEGWYSDGATRLNSPIKPAVELGADSVIVIGFEPLAAPPVAAGNPPPHLVDVLANMLDGLLVDQVADDMQRLVAINSFFVEDHRVGTVPAARAYRAARGRRPYRRIAYAMVTPRRRRELGQLAMKTFTHRYGGLKAARHPDLLLLGRLLRGRSDAGGDLLSFLFFDRAYVDALIAAGRRDARRWLRRHPAFWCSDGAHDFDLAPVDSAREQEAASLDEYRSLRRGG